A DNA window from Xyrauchen texanus isolate HMW12.3.18 chromosome 6, RBS_HiC_50CHRs, whole genome shotgun sequence contains the following coding sequences:
- the LOC127645802 gene encoding uncharacterized protein LOC127645802 yields the protein MIFQNRSRCRENKSIFRAGNQVLQHTHEYTYLGLKLSSTGNFNLAVNELKAKAMRVFYMIKNTIRHEIPIQTWLKILQAIIEPIALYGSEIWGPLKTQDFSKWKKEAIETLHTQICKSILKVNRATPNNSCRAELGQHPLLINIQKRAVKFYQHLKRSDPSSYQAEALRCQEQNRPRSTLSQLMLKLQPDQHSTIWPNQIIQLQKLNDITYWKDATKSQKKMELYLNLKRDYKPAEYLSCVKEHKVRKTLTRYRLSAHCLAVERGRHRQRWQPRERDCVCVCVCVCVCVCVCVCVCVCVCERERERVSECPLSGCRERTAPAEVAAERERLCVCVCVCVCVCVCVCVCVCVCV from the exons atgatttttcaaaatagaTCCAGGTGTAGGGAAAATAAATCCATCTTTAGAGCAGGAAACCAAGTCCTCCAACACACCCACGAATACACATATCTGGGGCTAAAACTGAGTTCCACAGGGAACTTTAatctggctgtgaatgaactgaaGGCAAAAGCAATGAGGGTCTTCTACATGATCAAAAATACTATTCGACATGAAATTCCAATTCAAACCTGGCTAAAAATCCTACAAGCAATAATTGAACCCATTGCTCTGTATGGCAGCGAGATATGGGGACCTCTAAAAACCCAAGATTtttcaaaatggaaaaaagaGGCAATCGAAACTCTGCACACCCAAATTTGTAAAAGCATCCTAAAAGTAAACAGAGCGACACCAAACAACTCTTGCAGAGCTGAATTAGGACAACACCCCCTATTGATCAACATCCAAAAAAGAGCTGTGAAATTCTACCAGCACCTGAAGCGCAGTGACCCGAGCTCTTACCAGGCCGAAGCCCTGCGGTGTCAGGAGCAGAACCGGCCCCGGAGCACACTCTCACAGCTGATGCTCAAACTACAGCCAGACCAGCACAGCACTATCTGGCCCAACCAAATTATACAATTACAAAAACTAAATGACATTACCTATTGGAAAGATGCtactaaatcacaaaaaaagatgGAACTCTATTTAAACCTGAAAAGAGATTATAAACCAGCAGAATACCTGAGCTGTGTAAAAGAGCATAAAGTGAGAAAGACCCTGACCAGATACAGGCTGAGTGCCCACTGTCTGGCTGTAGAGAGAGGACGGCACCGGCAGAG gtggcagccgagagagagagactgtgtgtgtgtttgtgtgtgtgtgtgtgtgtgtgtgtgtgtgtgtgtgtgtgtgtgtgtgtgtgtgtgtgagagagagagagagagagtgtctgagtgcccactgtctggctgtagagagaggacggcaccggcagaggtggcagccgagagagagagactgtgtgtgtgtgtgtgtgtgtgtgtgtgtgtgtgtgtgtgtgtgtgtgtgtgtgtgtgtgtgtgtgtgtga